GCGGGATCGCCGGGTACCAGATCCACCACGGACGCATCCACGTGGACCCCGGGACTCCTTCCGCCCTCCTCACGGCCTCGGGGGAGCCCGAGGGGGCTCGCAGCCCGGACGGCCGCACCTGGGGGAGTGCGGTGCACGGGCTCTTCGAGGATGATCGCTTCCGGCGCGCGTGGCTCAACAGGCTCCGGGCCGATCGGGGGCTGCCTTCTCTTCCCCCTCGCGCAGAGGACCGGGAAGCCATCCTCGATGCCTGGGCAGACTGCGTGAAGGCCCACACGGACTGGCAGCGCATCCGGCAACTCGCGCTGGGATCATGAAACCGCTGCTCGCCTTCGCCCTGACTGTCGGCCTCCTCGGCCCCGCCGTCTCGGTGCTCGCCGCTCCGGTCCGGGACATGATGGGACGGGAGGTGGAGATCGCCCGGGCCGTCACCCGGGTCGTGTCGCTCGCCCCGAGCCTCACCGAGATCCTCTTTGCTCTCGGGGCGGGGGAGCTCACGGTCGGGGTGACGGACTTCTGCGACTACCCTCCAGCAGCGGTCGGGAAACCGAAGGTCGGGACGGTCCAGGCGCCGAACCCGGAAGTGATCCTGGCGCTGCAACCGGACCTGGTCCTGGCCACCACCGAGGGGAACCGGCAGGAGACCGTCTTCTTGCTGGAACGTCTGGGCCTCCCCACGTTTGTCGTCCGCCCGGAGGGTCTGGATGGCATCTACGCCAGCATCCGGTCGGTGGGTCGGCTCCTCGGCCGGCCGGCCCGCGCAAGCGCCCTGGTGGAGGTCATGCGCTCCCGGGTCAATTGGGTGGTGCGGCAGGTTGCGGGACACCCGCGGGTGCCCGTCCTCTACGTCCTCTGGCCGGACCCGCTGATCACCGCCGGGCGGGGGAGCGTCATTGACAGCCTGATCGCCGTTGCGGGCGGGGAGAACGTGGCTCGGGGGAGTGCGCTGCGGTACCCGCGCCTGGGCCTGGAGGAGGTTCTGCGGGTGAACCCGGAGGTCATCCTCCTGGCGGGAATGGGCTCCCGCCCCCTCCGGCCGGAGGCGGTCCAGGGATGGGCGGGGTGGCACGTTCTCCGCGCCGTGCGGGCCGGCCGGGTCCAGAGCCTGGACGGCGACTTGCTGCATCGCTCCGGCCCCCGCATCGTGGAGGGGCTGGAAGCGATGGCGCGGGCCCTTCACCCCGATGCGTTCCCTGCTTCTTCCCGGGAGACCGCTCAATGACCGAGCGAGCGCTTCCTGCTGCTCCGCCCCGGGAGGCCGCGCCGGCGCCGCCCGTGACGGGACGCCGACTCCTGCGCCTCTGCGGAGGGCTTTTCGCCGCCCTGCTCGTCACGCTCCTGCTCTCCCTGTCGGTGGGGACGATCCGCGTCGGGCCGCACCGGGTCCTCGCCATGCTCTTTGCATCCGTCCTCCCGCTGCCGGTGATGTGGACGCCGACGGAGGCGGCAGCGGTCCTCTCCCTCCGCGTCCCCCGGGTGCTCCTGGCGGGCCTCGTGGGCGCCTGTCTGGCGATCGCGGGCGGCGCCTTCCAGGCGATCTCCCGCAACCCCCTGGCGGATCCCTTTATCCTGGGGGTCTCGAGCGGGGCCGCCTTCGGGGTCGTGGTGGCGGTCTTCCTGGGGGTCGGTCCCGTGGGGGTCGGGGCGGTCCTCGCTCCGCTCTTCGGGTTCGCAGGAGCCCTGCTCGCGGCCCTCGTGGTCTACCGGCTGGCCTCCGTGGAGTCCCGCCTCCCCGTGGAGACGCTCCTCCTGGCCGGGGTGGCCGTGAGCCTCTTCTTCGCCTCGGCCATCATGCTGGTCAGCTCCTTCGTCTCGGCCATCGAGCTGCAGGGGATCTCCTTCACCCTGATGGGGAACCTGGCTCCCCGCGGTCCCGCCGCCGTCGCCGCCGTCGCCGCTTGCCTCCTCCTGGGGACCGGGGTCCTGCTCGCGGTGGCTCAGCCGCTGAATGTCCTCGCCTTGGGGGAGGAGGCGGCCGCCGCCCTCGGCGTGGAGGTGGAGCGGGTGAAGCGGACCGTCTTCGTGGCCGCTTCCCTCGTGACCGGGGCGGCGGTCTCGGTCAGCGGCTCGATCGCCTTCGTCGGCCTCATGGTGCCGCACGCCGCCCGCCTTCTCTTCGGCCCGGACAACCGGATCCTGCTCCCGGCGTCTCTCCTGATGGGGGCGATCTTCCTGATGGCGGCCGATCTGGTCGCGCGCCTGGTGGCGGCCCCGGCGGAGCTGCCGGTCGGGGTCATCACCGCCTTCTGTGGCGCCCCGTTCTTCGCGGTGCTCCTGAGGCGGCGGGCCCGCAGGGGGGGGCGATGAGGGCCCTGGAGATCCGGGGGCTCTTGCACCGCTACCGGGACGGGATGGTCCTCAAGGGTCTCGACTTGACCGTGGAAGCGGGGGAGGTGCTGGGGGTCTTCGGGCCGAACAGCGCCGGCAAGACCACCCTCTTGCGCCTCCTCTGCGGGACCCTCGTCCCGGCCGCGGGAGAGATCCAGCTCTTCGGGCGTCCCCTGCCGGAGTGGCCCCGGCGCGAGCTGGCCCGGACGGTGGCCCTGGTCCCGCAGGACGCGGCCGTCGCCTTCCCCTACACGGTCCTCGAGGTGGTGCTGATGGGTCGGTACCCTCATGGCGGGGGCTTTGGTCTCCCGATCCCGGCTGACCTACAGGCGGCGGAGGAGGCTCTGCTCCGGACCGACCTCATCCACCTGGCGGCGACGCCGGTGACGGAGCTCTCGGGAGGCGAGCGCCAGCGGGTCATGCTGGCCCGGGCGTTCGCGCAGGCGCCCCGTCTCCTCCTGCTGGATGAGCCGACGGCCCACCTGGACCTGGCCCACCAGGCAGAGGTCCTGGCGTGTATCGCGGCCCTGAACCGGGAGGCCGGGCTCACCGTGATCCTGGTCTCCCATGACCTCAACGTGGCCCCCGGGCTGTGCCACCGGGCCCTGCTGCTCCAGGCGGGGGAGGTGCTTCGGCTCGGGGGGGTGAAGGAGGTGATGGACCCCGTGCTGCTCCGGTCGGTCTACGGCGAGGCGATCCGGGTCGAGGAGGGGCCCGACGGCCCCCGCGTCTTCCCGGCGCCGCCAGCGCCGTAAACTATCCGCCCCCGGATGAAAGGGAAGCCGGTGCGGCTGCGAGAGCGGCTCAAGCCGGCACGGTCCCGCCACTGTGAGTGGGGAGCCCCGGTCCAGCGAGGCCACTGACCGCGCGCGCGGT
The sequence above is drawn from the Candidatus Methylomirabilis sp. genome and encodes:
- a CDS encoding ABC transporter ATP-binding protein codes for the protein MRALEIRGLLHRYRDGMVLKGLDLTVEAGEVLGVFGPNSAGKTTLLRLLCGTLVPAAGEIQLFGRPLPEWPRRELARTVALVPQDAAVAFPYTVLEVVLMGRYPHGGGFGLPIPADLQAAEEALLRTDLIHLAATPVTELSGGERQRVMLARAFAQAPRLLLLDEPTAHLDLAHQAEVLACIAALNREAGLTVILVSHDLNVAPGLCHRALLLQAGEVLRLGGVKEVMDPVLLRSVYGEAIRVEEGPDGPRVFPAPPAP
- a CDS encoding cobalamin-binding protein; amino-acid sequence: MKPLLAFALTVGLLGPAVSVLAAPVRDMMGREVEIARAVTRVVSLAPSLTEILFALGAGELTVGVTDFCDYPPAAVGKPKVGTVQAPNPEVILALQPDLVLATTEGNRQETVFLLERLGLPTFVVRPEGLDGIYASIRSVGRLLGRPARASALVEVMRSRVNWVVRQVAGHPRVPVLYVLWPDPLITAGRGSVIDSLIAVAGGENVARGSALRYPRLGLEEVLRVNPEVILLAGMGSRPLRPEAVQGWAGWHVLRAVRAGRVQSLDGDLLHRSGPRIVEGLEAMARALHPDAFPASSRETAQ
- a CDS encoding iron ABC transporter permease, with amino-acid sequence MTERALPAAPPREAAPAPPVTGRRLLRLCGGLFAALLVTLLLSLSVGTIRVGPHRVLAMLFASVLPLPVMWTPTEAAAVLSLRVPRVLLAGLVGACLAIAGGAFQAISRNPLADPFILGVSSGAAFGVVVAVFLGVGPVGVGAVLAPLFGFAGALLAALVVYRLASVESRLPVETLLLAGVAVSLFFASAIMLVSSFVSAIELQGISFTLMGNLAPRGPAAVAAVAACLLLGTGVLLAVAQPLNVLALGEEAAAALGVEVERVKRTVFVAASLVTGAAVSVSGSIAFVGLMVPHAARLLFGPDNRILLPASLLMGAIFLMAADLVARLVAAPAELPVGVITAFCGAPFFAVLLRRRARRGGR